The DNA sequence TCTTTTTTGATCAATGGAATCAGGTTTTAAAATTAGGATTTTGATAGACTCTTCAATTACAAATCCACTCTTCTTTCTGACTTTTAACACTGCTATTTAATGATACATTTTTGACTACTCTttcaaaacagaatttttaaCTGGTCACTTATTTTCTTCCTTAGGTGTAAGTGTATCATCTCTGGAAAACACCTGCCTAATTAACCTTACATACACAACACTAAGGAGaatacataaatatttcaaaaagtgAAAAACCACCAGACTCAACCTGGGGGCAGGCTTGGGGGTAAACAGTGTAGGTGAAGCACCCACAAGTCTTCAAGTAGTGGTGTTTGTCCCTAGCTCAGTCTAACCTAAGACATGACCTTCCAAAGGCAGGAGACAACGACATTACAAAAAGCACAACTccgtgccctgtgcagctgctgcatgTCTGTCACAGCAAGTCTCTGCAGGAAAGGCTGCCAGAGAGTCAGGACTGTTCTGGGTTTTCTGTCACAGAAATCAGGTCTTGTTAGTATCCAGTTTCAGAGCATAATGCAGGGAAAATGGTCTGGCAACTTGCATTGCTCCTTGCAGGGCTGTAACAGAATGACATTTGCTGTTCCACTGCACTTCCCAGCAAAGCTGCaggatcagcagcagcacctgccctggaACTGGGAAGCGCGCTCAGGCCTCTGCACGCGCTGCTGCATTCTGAAGGTCTCCAGTTTCACATTTCATTTAAACTACACATTAACTGACATCTGCTTAAATCAATTGTTTGAGTACCAATTCTGCAGCTGCACAAAGGGCAAGCAGAGGGGATTTAAATACTCATTTGTCACCAACATCAACAAGCATGACAGTATAAAGCAAATTAAGTAAAACAAAGTTAAATTTTAGCTCATAACTATATAAATTGGTATTTTTTTGGtggaaaacatgggaaaaaagttaatttttcattttttacatTTCCCTAATAAAGTTCTTAAGCATGAAATATTAGCACTTTGCATTTCAATATAAAAGATTTAGAATTTCTATGCTTACTGTGGAGTACAAAGATGCCACGAGAACCATGAATGGGAAGAGGGAGAAGCAATTTCCCAACTCAAACACAGGGTGCTACACAACTGGGTGTTTCTTCTCAAAGGTACTTCCTTAAAAATTAATGCTAATTTCAGTAGCCATGAGTTAGCCATTTCCCCTGTTTTCACACTCATATTGGACCACCTAAATCAGTGGTTTTAAAATTTACATCTAGTAATAGCaaaacaaacaatcaaaaaatTAAGATTTGAGCTAATAACCCTAATTTTCAAGTTGGGAAGCATTGCAAGTAAAAACATAACCTTGTTGCCATCACTtaataaaaatgtaagaaatatcACTGCAGACCCATTTCTGTGTCACATTCTTCCATTTCGTGATCATGTTTAGAACTACCATTTAGGAAGCCATTGGATGAAGTCTCAGCAACCCCATTGGAGTAGTGATCTGTTTCCATGTCTACATCATTGCTGAAAAGAGAGTAGTAAATATAAGTTTTACTCATATTTAAGTACTTAGGTTATCTTTACAACTTCATCACACTACTTCCTCATCTTAGCTACTGAAAAGCTGCTGTTAAATATTACCAAGCTAGACCACAGTGTCTTCAATAGCAACTGGTGATACCAGAGCACCATGGGAAGTTTTAAGGTTGTCTCAACATTAGTTTTCAGTAAAATACTATTTTCAGATGCTGAAAATTTAAACATGTCCCCCATTATTCAGGAGTAAGGAATATAACACATTCTAAATACAGACCAAAAAGTTCTTACCTTGTTTATATAATTGTATGTACACAGAGCTGAAGAAAATATTGAGAAAATATACTACTCCcacattttaatataattagTATTTATACATAAAAAATCTAGTTAAGTCAATATACATCCTACTTGGAAAATACCATATTTAGGTAACTATtttgaaaaaatgcattttcctcttATTTACTCTGTGAAAtgacagagggaaaacaaaaaagaaaaccccaaagcaaaTGCTGAGTAAAGCAGAACACTAAAGAGACACTCAGTGGCAAATGCAGAGCATTCAGCTCCTCACAACCCTTTGCTTGCAGCAGCTCACAGAAGTGTTTTTAGAAAATGCCAGCGTGGCTTTGGGGACTGAGCTTTGCTGACAGTTGCATCCTGGCCTGTTCTATTCCATCACAGAGAATAGCAACCTAAAACCTCTGTCAAGACCAAACAGATTCATTTGGAAGTTTAGTATCTTGCTTCTAAGCAACCAAAAATATTCAGCTTCCTTTGAGGAAGGAAACCAAAAGGCCTCTCTGACTGGGCAAGAACACAGCCAAAGAACTGTCTTCCTCCGTGAAAAATCTCCAAGTTGCCTGGACACTGCCAGACATTTTGGCAGAGGCAACTGCTGATGCAAACAGAAACTGTGGAAAGTCAAAAAGTAAATTGTTACTCTCACTTTTTTACCCCAATTATCACTATTCAACTAAAATACCTTTGGTCATCATCACCACATCATCACATCCTATGTGGTAGTTTTGGGAATCTGTTTTGCACAATGCAGCTGAGTGCTGTTGCATTTCACACCAAATTAGGAACTGCTGCATCCATGCACCCGGAGCTTAACTGTACTGGTTATGAAGAACCATATTAACCCTGCTTAGCAGATTTATTTTCACTCTCTGAACTGAATGCATTTGCACTCATGACAGTGACTGGAGTAGGCAAACAATCCTGGTGTACACAGTGAAAGGGAATCCACACTTCATTTGCATCTCAACTGTATTTACTTTCCAGATACTGCCACAAATGGAGAGTATCTGGAAAACTTTTCATTACCTGTGTGCAACACACTTAAATCAGTTTCAGTGGCTTCAATTAAAATCCCAAGTGCCAAAGAGCTAATTAATCTTCACTATGGAACTTCATACCTGTAGCTATAAGCAAGGTAAATTTTGTCCACTGCATTTCCTTAacccaacaggagaaaaatgtcTATTGAGCTTGAACTGTCAAAACAATCAGAGTTACCACAAGTTGTTGGCTCCTTACACTATGATTCAACTGTCCTTGGgcgcagggggaaaaaatcacatGAAAATCCATTGAAAACTCTTCCCTGCCATACAAACACATGGAGAACACAAGCCTTAAAGTGATTTAGAAGCATCTAAAGTTTATTTACCTGGAATAGCTGTTAACCTGCTGTGATCTGGATACATTTATGTTGTTGAGTTCTGGTACATTCAAGCTGGTGGTCGTGTGTTTACTGTGACAGTAAGACTGATGCACTTTATTTGATATTACTCCATTACTGCAACTAGTTTCAAACCCTGCAAGGAAGTTTTAACAGTTGTAGTGATAAAGTGGTACTTACAGATAAGTTTGTACAAAAAATGAAGTGTTTACTGACCAGGAACAAGTATGCTAAATTTGCCACACAAACTCAAGTACTTCACCTCCACGTTTCAGGTATTTGAACCCTTAAGGCTTCTAGAGCACAGAAGTTAAGCACTATTTAACAAGTATGAACACAGACACAAgaaggtttttttccagttgtaCTAATATACTGGTAAAACAGAAAACTGCACATATGTAGAAGTTGTTTAGAAAATCTTTTCTAGGCCACTGTAATCATTATGAATGGAAGCAAACATTATTAATTCCTGATCACATAATTATTTTGATATATGTGCAGCAGAATTCAGTGCTGAATACTTTGCATGTTGCTATACTTACATACAACCTCCCTCCTCCATACAACcatgtaattattttaattgttaaTATTGTGCTTtgctaaaaaaaattacaccatGCTGTGAAATTATGATGCCTAGCTAAAATCTCTTCTGACCCTTCTAAAATATAACAGGAAAACTACCATTTGAAGCAAACATGTAATTGCCAGTTCCATCAAACCAAGAGCTCCCAAGTATGTTCTAAAATAGAAACAGGTCACAGGAAGGGCTTATTATAAagaaagcagctgctgccatttACAAAATCCCAGACATCAATTCTAGTAATACATTCATCAACCTGCCTCcattttcaaaattacaaaaagTACAGGTACTTTCTACACTACATCCAAATAACCACCTGAAGAACAACCAGAAAATCTGAGTGGCTCTTCACTGACACAGGTGTTGGCACTCTCTTGacacagaggaaagaaaagcaatgcTGCTGTCCCCTTCCAAGGGCAGCAGTTACTCTGATGGCCAGGCTACACTGACTTTCCACTCCAGcccagagagggaaaaaaaaaataaaactgcccCAATCAGTTCCAGTTCGGATTTGGAAATTAAAGAGAAGTGAAAGCTGATGGTCTCTGCTACCTTAACAGTCTTAGTTTGAAGACTAAGGATGCCATGTTCAGGTACCATCTTAACATGCTCAGCTTCCATTCAACAGGGGTACTTTGGACAGCTCTGAATAttagtggcttcccactgaagACTTCCCACTACTTAAATGCTCTAAGAAATGTTTCAACTGTGCAGACTGAAATGTGGCTGCCAGCAGCATGTCTTTTACTCAACCATACCACCCAGCTTCTGGTGTTTCCTGCTCAACCACAGCTATTCTGATTTCTCCATCAACACCACAGGAAATGGATGATATATACCACTTACTGGATTTAAACCATCTTGCCCAAGCTATAAATTATCATCAAAAGGACAAGAGAAACATATGTCAGAACCTTCCACCTCCCAGAAGGAAGCACTTCTTAGAATTGGTGGCAACCTACTTTGCAAGAAGTAAAGCCGTCACAAAAATTTTGTGATGAAACTTTCCTTTTTCCCAGTGACTGGAAATCCTGTATTTTAATCATTAACATTTTACTGTTACACACAGCATTCAGCATAAAATCTTacgttaaaaaaaaataaattccacgGGGCATGGTATGTCCAAATCTGTGTGGTCTATCCTCCACATGAACTTACCAGTGAAGTGTGTGTTGCTCCCTTTGCCTGTAGCCAAATTGTGAATGTTCATTCCATGGCTGGGACTCATGCTAGGACTACTGAATGACCGTGGGCTAACAGGGTAACTGTCTTGAGATTTTGGACTGTGGCCTCCCAAGCACCGCACTTCACTGTCTGTACCATTCACCATCTCTATGAACTGACGCACCCTAAACAAAAGGCAAAAAGTTAAGCTAATAAAACCATTTACACATTTCAAGTTACCAACGATAGCAACGATTTCATTTTAGTGTTAAATATAGAACAAGTCTGACTCAACAAAATGCTGAATGTCAGTAACCCAATCGTCAATAAGCTCTGGAGCATTCCGCCAAAAATACACAATTACAAATTTCTGAGGGAGCAGAACAGGAATATTATCCTTGGAGGACAGCCTTTGTCACTAAGTCCTCAAAGTCTAGAGATTTAAACGATATTTTCTTGTTCTAActgttttcttttactggcagGGGCAAGGTTATTTCTTGAGAAAGATATGTCATTATGTTGTCATGTCTGTCATTTCTCTCAAAGTAAATGAGAACAGAGTTTGATTGTCTGGAACATTACGCATTAAAGGGTAACTCTTAACATTAAACACCTGCACTAGAAAACAGTTCAAAAAGCAAACTCCCATACAAACCTTCCCTTTAGAGGCTGTTGCTCTTTGTCAATTTCATTTTAGATAAGGAGGTTTTACTATGGACTTTAAGGAAGCTCAGAACTCCTGCTTTATGCTTAAGGCTTCAGTAGCCTCAATAGAACAGGCAAAATTTGGAAAGACAGACTGAGAAAAGGATAACATAAAATTGACACTATTGAGTGAAGTCTTTCATCAAATGTTTGCATTTTGTGAATTCTGTGATAAGTCTGGAGTACTATCATGTGAATTCTGTTCAGCACTTGAGCATGACAGACTTCAAACACATTCCAAGTTACTTAACTGAACATAAAATTAAAGTGCTTTATTCTTAGAGGAAATAACGTATTTTTTCCACATTCAAACATTGCAATATGATACAAAATTCTGGagaacagcacagctggcaAGTAAAAATGCCAGAATGAAGGTGACTATTGTGTGCCTGGGAAGCCAAGAGAACTCTTTGGGATTATGGAATTTTCACAGTTTTAGCCAGAATTTTCTAGTAAAATGGCATGGAATGAAACAGCTTTAAACTGGTCTTTAAAGTTAGTCACTCCTGTGGAGGAACAGACTAACTTATGCCATAAGGATTCTTAACCATCTTGAATGTGCTACTATTTCAGTTTCCATTTTAAGTTTTGTTTGACACCCAAATGGGACTAAAATTCATTAAAGAGAACTACAGAACTTAGTTCTGGAGAACAAGTCTATAGGGAGATGTGAATTATGCTGCAAACCAGGACCTCGATGACAAAACCTAGTTAAACATGTAGCAAATAAGAAGAGCATAAAAAAGTGAAATACACACATTTTCTAAAAAGCGCTGCTTAACTTTGTATAAATTTCTGTGAAAGCTTTAAATGAGTAACTGTCTTGTCTCAGAAGGTACTGTGCCATCTATAAACACACATCTGTATAATTTGAAGACTCACTTTAATGCAAATAAGAGATTAGGATTTCTTTCTAGTAAACTTGGATACAACTGTTGTGTTGTTTCAATGGCTTCTCCCATTCTTCCTGCTAAAACCAATTTCTGAATTCCTGTTCACCAAAAAACAAATAAGAgattaggatttttttctagTAAACTTGGATACAGCTGTTATGTTGTTTCAATGGGTTCTCCATTCATCCTGCCAAAACCAATTTCTGAACTTCTGTTCAGCAAAACCAACATCAGTTAAATGGACAGCTCATGGATTAATACACGTACATTAACGATTAAAAGACACTGCAACCATCAATCAACAagattcttttccttttagaaaaaaaatagtgtaaAGAAAGATCATGTTTCCTTAAAATGTTCAACACGGAAATTTAAGACCTGCACTCCACCTACATGTATCTAAATGAAAactcagtatttttatttattaccaGCATCCAACTGCTTTGTAGTCAGACTATGCATTTAGAGCTAGAATAAGACTGCAGACACTCTTCTGTGATTTCTCATTTTCACAACTTTATAAATAAGCACATTTCAAATTACTGTCACTCAAGAACATCCAAATTGCATCGCACTCCTACAGGTTCAATTTTGactaagaaaaacaaaaattcagtCTCTTTCACCTACAACACATACTTGTAATCAAACTACAGTTGAGTAAAATCTTTCGCAAAGGCCCCTGCTTTAGTTGATGCTTCTATGGCTGTAACTTGGCTCAAGGTCCAAACAGCCTCCCAGTTCTCTTCACCAACAGAGAAACTGatccaaatgaaaaaaaccccaacaaatgtGTTGTTTTACAACCAAAGCAGTTTCCCCATGTGGTATGTCATACAGTAACACAAATGGTCACATGCTGATGGTCACAGAGCAGGGATTTTAATGGAAGGGGAAGGCACTGTTCCATCAAGCTGTCAAACAGCACTGGCATGGCAAGTTAGAACTGAACTGCTATTAGTTGTGCTTGTCCTCTTCCCCTCAATCTGTAAGCAGGAAAACTCAAGTTTCATTTAATTTATAAAACATTCTCTAAACTCAATCCCTTTTCACAGTTCAGATAATAATATGTATGTTTGTCATGACTAAGTTTTATATTCCTGTTTGTGACTAACCATTAGTTCTCACAAATACTCAGAGACACTACACACACTTGTTTCAGACATACCACAACTTTCCATTCAAGAGAAAAGACAACAGATAATTTACCACATTCTGCTACATCAAACAAGTTACAAAGTATTACTGTGCAGATTTTTCATGTCCAGCTGCTCATATATGTGTAACATTAGATGACAGCAAAGAACTGTGCTATGGAGTAGTGCTGCACAAGCAAATTCTACAACGCTGCTTAAGAGAAAGCTTTATGTAGTATGTGtttaagggagaaaaaaagggatgCAACGTGCTTTCCAGCCTTACTTTGTCTGTTCTTAATGGAAGCTAATTCTTCTAGCACAGTCTGGTCTGTGGATCTGGCGAATGCCTCTGCTGTTGCACAGTATCCATGGTGAACTAAGTAAGATGATACCattctaaaaataaacaaaaacagaaCTCAGAAATACTCATTAAATACAGGTAAGAAACCAAGAACTCCTAAGTTAAAACCCTTTGATAAAATAAGCTGACTGAATTGAAAAATTCAGCTTGAAATGCAGAGACTTCTGTACAAGTCAGACAAAAGTAATTCAGTTAAGAGTCAGTATATTATTCAAAACGCtgtacagaaaaataattttttaaaataataaatgcatAACTTTATTATGATGAATTTTAGTAACAATTATTCACGACCTAAAGGCAGGGTCAGTTCAAATACTAACTGCTAATTAAgctggagggtttttttctcattacaCCCACTGAAGTGTGATTACTGCACATTAAGtttttgttttcactgaaaaaataaaaaatgcaaagtGAGAACCACCATTTTTCCAAGAAACAGTAATGAGACATAACTTAATCTGGCATGCTGAAGGCTGAGAATGCAAAGGGAAATTTCCAGAGCCCAGAATATTAAAGCTGCCCATTACAACCACTGCGACTTTCCTAAAATCTCCCTAGTCCATATTAGAGAAGTCAAATTAGAACAGAAGTCTTACACTCATTATTATAAAGTCAAAATTATTAATGACACAGACAACTCTGCCACAAAATCTGTTCATACTCCCTTTTCACATTATTTTCAAACCTGGTAACAAAATTACTTGCACTATTTTTTAACAACATCTATCACCTTTTGCACAAGACAATAGCTATAATGTTTTAAACATCTCTGAAATAATGCAACtaacaacttttaaaaaattaatattattaatatatataatatattaatatataatattaagTCTTACTTCTGAATCATTGTTTGCCACTCTCCTTCCCGATCTCCTATTGGAAATCTGTCAATCTGTGCTTGAATTTTGGTTCTCCACTCTCGCATGTAGTCTTCAATATCAAATACAAATGGGTGTTGTCCAAAATTAGCATCCACAACCTCTCCTGGTGTTTGAAGCCCTACTGTAGGGTACAAGTTTGGCTGCAAGAAATATTCTAGTTAGTTTTTGACACTTGCCCTAAAGTCCCCACTcttgtgggtttggttttttttttcacctccaGTAATAACCTCTCTGCTTCTATGAGTGTGTTCCAGCAGTAAAAGCAGCTTCTGTCAATACAGCAACACAATGACTGACTAATTTTACTCCTAGGACTCATAGTTTCTTTTTGTTCGGAAGAAGAAAATCTTACTGACATTGTAGCCAGAAAATACACCTTTTAAACTGTGCTACATGTTACAACTTTTGGGCTAAATTCCACAAAATACTAAGTAACAATTTCTGATGATTTTTAAAGAcctgttttttcctttaaaaagagaacagaaattAAACTTACAAAGTCGGCCATTTTAAGTATTTCATTTAGGgtgaaataattaaaacatcACTGAATTTTAGTGTTAAGAATTGACAGGATAGACAACTCAATAGCCTCAAAGTCCAATTGTAGTGCCTAACAAAAACTGTAACAATGCATTGATGTTTTCATGAATTCCTGGACTTGTATCTAGGAAAATACTTTAACAGCATTTATTGTTGtctcagttttattttctgcttagAAATTAGGTCTCCATGCAAATTTAAAATATGCCAAATATGAGAAAGGTAAAATCTGCCTGTTGGTATAAAGGCAATTTTCTTAAATGCAATGAGCATCTCAGCAATGGCAAGGCAATCAATTGTGTGAATGAGGTTTTATTACTAGGGTcttctgtgtgtgtggggggagaaaattaaaattttttttgacATTTACTTAATAAACATACCCACAATCATAATTACAATGCAGACAATGGTGGTATGGTATAATAGGATGTTGATCTATAGAACTATTATGCTAAATAAATTAAAGCTATCAGTAAGAAGTTATCAACACGCAGGTCAGTAGGAACTCCGGAGCCCAGAGAACccagtgaaatgaaaaatactcTGGTTTCTCAAACCACGCCCAAGCCAATCTTGCCTCTATTTTCACAAATAcataatttgcttttttaaataaacatgcTCATACTGTTACCTAGTCTAAAATAATCAACAAACCACAAGTTTCAAATCTTTTAACGAAATGGAAACCATTGATTCTAAAAAGGGGTTCAGCTTCATACTTCAGATTATAGTGTCAGTTTTCCTGAGCTGGCACCATGTGCAAGCAAGGAGTCCTGCTAGCATCCTGAAGATCCAGAACAGTGGCAGTGGTTTCCTACACAAAACACTCAACCCTGTGGTAGGACTAAGAGGCTCCTTGGGTTACTGACTTCATTTTTCCTTAATATCTGTCCTTGTCTCTTAAGGCCACACAAAGGAAGTAGCAGGCCAGATGGATGTGCATCACACACTGCACCTTAAACAGATTAAATCAGAAATGAagtggaagagaagaaaaccaCAGTAAGTGCAGTATCATGTCTGTATCAGTAGTATAGGGAACAGATGCCAGTTTTAAGGAAAGCACACTTTAATTGACTCAAAAGGTACAAGACTTCAGATATgtgcagcttttaaaaaaagaaatttgatATACAAATATACATCATATGTATTTGATCCATCAAATACATTTAATTCTGTGAAGCAAAAATTGTGAAAATCAGGCATCAAGAATGAGTTACAGTGACATTATCTCAAGCAGCCATTGGTTTTTAATACAGCTCTGATTCTCTATGTAAGGCTTGAATGTGCCAAAGCATGTAATAGCTATTTGCATGTATTATTATTCTGCTAAAAAAAacttgaaaaggaaaatctcTTGTAAGGACCAGTGTAAAACCAAAACACTTTCTCCTTCAATTAAAAATTCACCACTGAAATAATTATGAGAAATATCTAATATTAAATTGGCTACAAAGATTATCATTGTGATTACAACAAACACAGGGTAAATGCTAGTCTGATCTGAAACATCTGTTTAAAGACACAAAGGAAAACTGTTTGAAAATGCACTTATCTTACCGGTAAATCTGTAAAAGCGATGCCTGtaataaagagaaaattaagaTTAATTTCCATGTCTCTGGATTCTAGCCTTATTTTCTTAAATGTATCATTATCTGTTCAGAAATCTCACTCAAACATCTCACAAATAAGCCAAGTATGGTGAAATCCACAATGCTTATGCACAATTcatgttttttaaataataaatggcGGTATTTGGCAAAAAGTAATCATCATTCAAAAATACTTAAATTGCCCTTAATTTTTTCAAAACAGGTCATAAGACTTAGCAAATCATACAGATAGGCAGATCAGAAAGTCTGAAAGTTCTAGCTACATACTAAATTTAGAGAAGAAAGGTAAGGATAtctgaaaatactttttcaCTTGCATGTCATGATGCTGCAACATCAAGATTTAATGGTGTCTTTTCTTGTTTGCTATTACTTTTCTTCATGCTCACACACAATCTTTACACAAGCAGCACATGTCTGTAATACTCCAAACCAGCCTGCAAATGTTTCACTCTAATCCATGCCTCATGCTTTGGTTTTCAAACACTACAGCTTAATATCTTGTTACATAATTACAAACATCCATCTACCCATAGAACCAAGGGAGTGATTTTGCTGTCTCGGGATTAGAGAAAAATATGACCTCTATACACTTCAGGAACTTCAGGCAATTTCAGGGGGTGGGAAgctttcagttaaaaaaacccaacccatcAGTAATCTCCTTCTGACAGCCAAATAACAACAGTATTTCAGAATTTCCTTTATTGttccaagtatttttttttaatgctgaattATTCAAATCCACTTATCCCTTCAACTTTCGATTTATTTTGTACCACCACCTTTTCAAACttaagatgaaaaaaaagcttttaaccTTTGTCCTAAATTCCATCCCTGTTTTCAATCTCTACTCTTCACCAGGATATCAAAC is a window from the Passer domesticus isolate bPasDom1 chromosome 1, bPasDom1.hap1, whole genome shotgun sequence genome containing:
- the RANBP9 gene encoding ran-binding protein 9 isoform X5, which codes for MSGQQQQQQQPPSPQLSLAAAVPPPAPGIPSAAASPGPAPAAALLLHPPPPPPATAAPPPPAATAGSSGPAAAGGGGAGAALGLPAGSGTSAPAPFPHGDPALNEQEKELKRRLKRLYPAVDEQETPLPRSWSPKDKFSYIGLSQNNLRVHYKGHGKTPKDAASVRATHPIPAACGIYYFEVKIVSKGRDGYMGIGLSAQGVNMNRLPGWDKHSYGYHGDDGHSFCSSGTGQPYGPTFTTGDVIGCCVNLINNTCFYTKNGHSLGIAFTDLPPNLYPTVGLQTPGEVVDANFGQHPFVFDIEDYMREWRTKIQAQIDRFPIGDREGEWQTMIQKMVSSYLVHHGYCATAEAFARSTDQTVLEELASIKNRQRIQKLVLAGRMGEAIETTQQLYPSLLERNPNLLFALKVRQFIEMVNGTDSEVRCLGGHSPKSQDSYPVSPRSFSSPSMSPSHGMNIHNLATGKGSNTHFTGFETSCSNGVISNKVHQSYCHSKHTTTSLNVPELNNINVSRSQQVNSYSSNDVDMETDHYSNGVAETSSNGFLNGSSKHDHEMEECDTEMGLQ